A genomic stretch from Lysobacter soyae includes:
- the ispF gene encoding 2-C-methyl-D-erythritol 2,4-cyclodiphosphate synthase, translating to MSNDIRIGSGFDVHAFCEGDHVMLGGVRIAHSAGVDAHSDGDVVLHALCDALFGALALGDIGVHFPPSDMRWKDADSMDFLRHAHQMIQDRGWRLGNCDITIICEQPKISPHLSDIRASIAAGLHTEVDNVSVKATTTEKLGFTGRKEGIAAQAVCLLVRRG from the coding sequence ATGAGTAACGACATTCGCATTGGCAGCGGTTTTGATGTGCACGCCTTCTGTGAGGGCGACCACGTGATGTTGGGCGGGGTGCGCATTGCGCACAGCGCAGGCGTCGATGCGCATAGTGACGGCGACGTGGTGTTGCACGCACTTTGCGATGCCTTGTTCGGTGCATTGGCACTGGGTGACATCGGTGTGCACTTTCCGCCGTCGGATATGCGCTGGAAAGATGCCGACAGCATGGATTTTTTGCGCCATGCACACCAGATGATCCAAGACCGCGGCTGGCGCTTGGGTAATTGCGACATCACCATCATTTGCGAACAGCCGAAGATTTCACCGCATCTTTCTGACATCCGTGCATCGATTGCAGCCGGCCTGCATACCGAGGTCGACAACGTCAGCGTCAAGGCGACGACCACCGAGAAACTCGGCTTTACCGGGCGCAAAGAAGGAATCGCGGCACAAGCGGTTTGCCTGTTGGTGCGTCGTGGCTGA
- the ispD gene encoding 2-C-methyl-D-erythritol 4-phosphate cytidylyltransferase, with translation MIPRAWCVVPAAGSGQRFGGPVAKQFVEVEGKSVLLHSLEALARHASVEGLVVALPPSADVELPTQVLGKPVLRCEGGASRADSVLAGLRRIPANAGTDILVMVHDAARPNVQLDDLTALLAAAGASPSGALLALPMNDTLKQSNDAAEVACTVPRGRYWRAMTPQCFAKDRLIQALEAARNAGIEVTDESMAMEHAGVHPKLVAGRADNLKITTQPDLDWFRIQVAMRASQS, from the coding sequence TTGATACCGCGGGCTTGGTGCGTGGTGCCGGCGGCGGGTAGCGGCCAGCGCTTCGGCGGCCCTGTTGCCAAACAGTTTGTTGAGGTCGAGGGCAAATCGGTGCTGTTGCACAGTCTCGAAGCCCTTGCCCGTCACGCATCAGTCGAAGGCTTGGTGGTGGCACTACCGCCCTCCGCCGACGTGGAATTGCCAACGCAAGTGTTGGGAAAGCCCGTGCTGCGTTGCGAGGGTGGGGCTTCACGTGCTGATTCCGTGCTGGCCGGTCTGCGCCGCATTCCTGCCAACGCCGGCACCGACATTTTGGTTATGGTGCACGATGCCGCACGCCCGAATGTGCAGTTGGATGATCTGACGGCGCTGTTGGCCGCTGCCGGTGCATCGCCTTCGGGCGCCTTGCTGGCGTTGCCGATGAACGACACCTTGAAACAGTCGAATGACGCTGCCGAAGTGGCCTGCACCGTGCCGCGCGGGCGTTATTGGCGCGCCATGACGCCGCAATGTTTTGCCAAAGACCGATTGATTCAGGCGCTTGAAGCAGCGCGCAACGCTGGCATTGAAGTCACTGATGAGTCAATGGCGATGGAACACGCGGGTGTGCATCCGAAACTGGTGGCGGGTCGTGCCGACAATCTGAAAATCACCACCCAACCGGATCTGGATTGGTTTCGCATCCAAGTCGCGATGAGGGCATCACAGTCATGA
- the ftsB gene encoding cell division protein FtsB, translated as MKPVRIACLLLVLLFILLQYRWWMGTGGRRDVADLKAKVEAQQKDNEARKQRNDALAAEVKDLTDPASGGAAVEERARDELGMIKPGETFYRVINDKPSPSADADKSAQAGTADSAP; from the coding sequence ATGAAGCCTGTTCGCATTGCATGCTTGCTGCTGGTATTGCTGTTTATCTTGCTGCAATACCGGTGGTGGATGGGCACGGGTGGGCGACGTGATGTGGCCGACTTGAAAGCAAAAGTCGAGGCACAGCAAAAAGACAACGAAGCACGTAAACAACGCAACGACGCCCTGGCCGCCGAAGTGAAGGATCTGACTGATCCCGCTTCCGGCGGTGCGGCCGTCGAAGAACGCGCACGTGACGAACTCGGCATGATCAAACCGGGTGAAACCTTCTATCGCGTGATCAACGACAAACCGTCCCCCAGCGCCGACGCGGACAAGTCTGCACAAGCCGGGACGGCGGACAGCGCGCCTTGA
- the eno gene encoding phosphopyruvate hydratase: MQIEKIHAREILDSRGNPTLEAEVTLADGSFGRAAVPSGASTGAKEAVELRDGDKTRYLGKGVRKAVENVNATIANAVNGMDAFDQKGVDARLIDLDGTENKGRLGANALLGVSMAVAHAAAASRKLPLWQYLADGRAPVLPVPMMNIINGGAHADNNVDLQEFMILPVGFDKFSDALCAGTEVFHELKSVLKARGLSTAVGDEGGFAPDLRSNAEALDTILEAIGKAGYTAGEDILLGLDVASSEFFESGKYNLSGEGKRLTSEQFTEFLADWCAQYPIITIEDGMAEDDWAGWKMLTERLGNKIQLVGDDLFVTNPTIFKEGIDQHVANAILIKVNQIGTLSETLEAIAMADAANYAAVVSHRSGETEDTTISDIAVATSATQIKTGSLCRSDRVAKYNQLLRIEEQLGAAAKYAGRAAFVSLKR; the protein is encoded by the coding sequence GTGCAAATCGAAAAAATCCACGCCCGCGAAATTCTCGACTCTCGTGGCAACCCCACGCTGGAAGCGGAAGTGACCTTGGCCGATGGCAGCTTCGGCCGCGCAGCGGTGCCCTCCGGTGCCTCTACCGGCGCCAAAGAAGCCGTGGAATTGCGCGATGGCGACAAGACGCGTTACCTCGGCAAAGGCGTGCGCAAGGCGGTTGAAAACGTCAATGCCACGATTGCCAACGCCGTCAACGGCATGGACGCTTTCGATCAAAAAGGCGTGGACGCACGATTGATCGACTTGGACGGCACCGAGAACAAGGGTCGCTTGGGCGCGAATGCCTTGCTCGGCGTTTCCATGGCCGTGGCCCATGCGGCCGCCGCCTCACGCAAATTGCCGTTGTGGCAATACCTAGCCGATGGTCGCGCGCCGGTGTTGCCGGTGCCGATGATGAACATCATCAACGGTGGTGCGCACGCCGACAACAACGTGGACTTGCAAGAGTTCATGATCCTGCCGGTCGGCTTCGATAAGTTCTCCGACGCGCTGTGCGCCGGCACCGAAGTGTTCCATGAATTGAAATCGGTGTTGAAAGCACGCGGCCTCTCCACTGCCGTGGGTGACGAAGGCGGTTTCGCGCCGGATCTGCGCAGCAACGCCGAAGCGCTCGACACGATTCTTGAAGCCATCGGCAAAGCGGGTTACACCGCGGGCGAAGACATTCTTCTCGGCCTTGACGTCGCCTCCAGCGAATTCTTCGAAAGCGGCAAGTACAACCTGAGCGGCGAAGGCAAGCGCCTCACCAGCGAACAGTTCACCGAATTCTTGGCCGATTGGTGTGCGCAGTACCCGATCATCACCATCGAAGACGGCATGGCCGAAGACGATTGGGCCGGTTGGAAAATGTTGACCGAACGTCTCGGCAACAAGATCCAGTTGGTCGGCGACGATTTGTTCGTGACCAACCCGACCATCTTCAAGGAAGGCATTGACCAACACGTGGCCAACGCCATCCTGATCAAGGTCAACCAAATCGGCACCTTGTCGGAAACCTTGGAAGCCATCGCCATGGCCGACGCGGCGAACTATGCGGCCGTCGTCTCGCACCGTTCCGGTGAAACCGAAGACACCACGATTTCGGACATTGCCGTGGCGACCTCGGCAACCCAAATCAAGACCGGCTCGTTGTGCCGTAGCGATCGCGTTGCCAAGTACAACCAATTGCTGCGCATCGAAGAGCAACTGGGTGCGGCCGCGAAATATGCGGGTCGTGCCGCGTTTGTGTCGCTGAAGCGCTGA
- the kdsA gene encoding 3-deoxy-8-phosphooctulonate synthase, translated as MKLCGFEVGLDKPFFLIAGPCVVESEQLQVDTAGTLKEITDSLGIPFIFKSSFDKANRTSVNSFRGPGMEEGLRVLAEVKRQLGVPLLTDVHEYTPMDEVASVVDVLQTPAFLVRQTDFITKVCAAGKPVNIKKGQFLSPWDMKPVVEKAKSTGNQDIMVCERGASFGYNNLVSDMRSLAVMRDTGCPVVFDATHSVQLPGGQGNSSGGQREFVPVLSRAAMAVGIAGIFMETHPDPSKALSDGPNAWPLGEMKRLLETLMAIDEVVKRDGRAQ; from the coding sequence ATGAAATTGTGTGGATTTGAAGTCGGGCTGGACAAGCCGTTCTTCCTGATTGCCGGGCCCTGCGTCGTTGAGTCCGAGCAATTGCAAGTGGACACGGCGGGTACGCTGAAAGAGATCACCGACAGTCTCGGCATTCCTTTCATTTTCAAATCCAGCTTCGACAAAGCGAACCGGACGTCGGTCAACAGCTTCCGCGGGCCTGGCATGGAAGAAGGTCTGCGCGTGCTCGCTGAAGTCAAACGTCAGCTGGGTGTGCCGCTGTTGACCGACGTGCATGAATACACGCCGATGGATGAAGTGGCCTCGGTCGTCGACGTCCTTCAGACGCCGGCATTCCTGGTGCGCCAAACCGACTTCATCACCAAAGTGTGCGCCGCCGGCAAGCCGGTCAACATCAAGAAAGGGCAGTTCCTTTCGCCTTGGGACATGAAGCCGGTGGTAGAAAAAGCCAAGTCCACCGGCAACCAAGACATCATGGTCTGCGAACGCGGTGCGAGTTTCGGCTACAACAACCTGGTGAGCGACATGCGCTCCTTGGCCGTGATGCGCGACACCGGTTGTCCGGTCGTGTTCGACGCCACCCACTCGGTGCAACTGCCGGGCGGGCAGGGCAACAGCAGCGGCGGGCAGCGCGAGTTCGTGCCCGTGCTCTCACGCGCCGCCATGGCCGTCGGCATCGCCGGCATCTTCATGGAAACCCATCCGGATCCGTCCAAGGCCTTGTCTGACGGTCCCAATGCCTGGCCGCTGGGCGAGATGAAACGCTTGCTCGAAACCCTGATGGCGATTGATGAAGTCGTCAAGCGCGACGGTCGCGCACAATAA
- a CDS encoding CTP synthase, with translation MTSPAAAKTPLIFVTGGVVSSLGKGITAASLAAILEARGLRVTMMKLDPYINVDPGTMSPFQHGEVYVTDDGAETDLDLGHYERFVSTRLSGKNSITTGKIYDAVIRKERKGEYLGGTVQVIPHITDEIKQRIDAATQGFDVALVEIGGTVGDIESLPFLEAIRQIRTERGAAHAMFMHLTLVPYIAAAGELKTKPTQHSVKELRSIGIQPDVLICRAEQPLPEGEKRKIALFTNVPERAVITAIDLDNIYKIPAWLHEQGLDQLVVEQLRLEGAASADADLSEWAAVVDASQNPIDEVTIAMVGKYVDHKDAYKSVAEALKHGGIRQRTRVNIKWLESEDVERLGAEAMLSDVHGVLVPGGFGDRGFAGKVSTAEYARKHNLPYFGICYGMQAAIVDAARNLAGLEGANSTENDKQTPYPVIGLITEWRTSSGDVERRDDASDLGGTMRLGLQDQRIKAGTLAHRLYGADVVGERHRHRYEFNNHYRAPLEATGLVFSAKSMDDTLVEMIEWPQHPWFVACQAHPEFLSTPRKGHPLFVGFIRAARENKAGGQLLNEAAA, from the coding sequence ATGACATCCCCCGCTGCCGCCAAAACCCCGCTGATTTTCGTCACCGGTGGTGTGGTTTCCTCTCTTGGCAAAGGCATTACTGCCGCCTCTCTTGCCGCCATTCTGGAAGCGCGCGGTCTGCGCGTCACCATGATGAAGTTGGATCCGTATATCAACGTCGATCCCGGCACCATGAGCCCCTTCCAGCATGGTGAGGTCTATGTCACCGACGACGGTGCCGAGACCGATCTCGACCTCGGCCACTACGAACGTTTCGTGTCCACCCGCTTGTCGGGCAAGAACTCGATCACCACCGGCAAGATTTACGACGCCGTCATCCGCAAAGAGCGTAAGGGCGAATACCTCGGTGGCACGGTGCAGGTCATTCCGCACATCACCGATGAAATCAAGCAGCGCATCGATGCGGCCACGCAAGGTTTCGATGTGGCCTTGGTCGAAATCGGCGGCACGGTGGGCGATATTGAATCGCTGCCTTTCCTGGAAGCCATTCGCCAAATCCGTACCGAACGCGGCGCCGCCCATGCCATGTTCATGCACCTCACCCTGGTGCCCTATATCGCTGCGGCCGGTGAGCTGAAAACCAAACCCACGCAGCACTCGGTGAAAGAACTGCGCTCCATCGGCATCCAGCCGGACGTGTTGATCTGCCGCGCAGAACAACCCTTGCCCGAAGGTGAGAAGCGCAAAATCGCGCTGTTTACCAACGTGCCGGAGCGCGCGGTCATCACCGCCATCGACCTCGACAACATTTACAAGATTCCGGCCTGGTTGCACGAGCAAGGCCTGGATCAATTGGTGGTGGAGCAATTGCGTTTGGAAGGCGCGGCAAGTGCCGACGCTGATTTGTCCGAGTGGGCAGCAGTGGTCGATGCCTCGCAAAACCCGATCGACGAAGTCACCATCGCCATGGTCGGCAAATATGTCGATCACAAAGATGCTTATAAGTCGGTGGCCGAGGCCTTGAAGCACGGCGGCATTCGCCAGCGCACCCGCGTCAATATCAAATGGCTCGAATCGGAAGATGTGGAACGCCTCGGCGCCGAAGCGATGTTGTCCGATGTCCATGGCGTACTGGTGCCGGGCGGCTTCGGTGATCGCGGATTTGCGGGCAAGGTCTCCACGGCCGAATATGCGCGCAAGCACAATCTGCCGTATTTCGGCATTTGCTACGGCATGCAAGCGGCCATTGTGGACGCCGCGCGGAACTTGGCCGGTTTGGAAGGGGCCAACAGCACCGAGAACGACAAGCAAACGCCGTATCCGGTCATCGGTTTGATCACCGAATGGCGCACCTCTTCGGGTGACGTGGAGCGCCGTGACGACGCCAGCGATTTGGGTGGCACCATGCGTCTTGGCTTGCAGGATCAACGCATCAAAGCCGGGACCTTGGCGCATCGTCTTTACGGTGCGGACGTGGTGGGCGAGCGTCATCGCCACCGTTACGAGTTCAACAACCATTACCGCGCGCCGTTGGAAGCCACCGGTTTGGTGTTTTCCGCCAAATCGATGGACGATACCCTCGTCGAAATGATCGAGTGGCCGCAGCATCCGTGGTTTGTCGCCTGCCAAGCACATCCGGAATTTCTCTCCACGCCGCGCAAGGGCCATCCCTTGTTCGTCGGATTCATCCGCGCCGCGCGTGAAAACAAAGCGGGTGGACAATTGCTCAACGAAGCGGCGGCTTGA
- the parE gene encoding DNA topoisomerase IV subunit B: MNTRYNASDIEVLSGLDPVKRRPGMYTDTTRPNHLAQEVIDNAVDEALAGHASRIDVVLHADGSCEVSDDGRGMPVDIHPEEGIPGVELILTRLHAGGKFSNRNYTFSGGLHGVGVSVVNALSTRVDVFIKRDGNEYKMSFADGDRTSPLEVIGAVGKKNTGTRVHFWPDAKYFDTPKFYVRALKHLLRAKAVLCPGLTVTLFDEASGEKDRWYYEDGLRDYLNGELGDNERLPPEMFVGQLKKDTEVVDWAVAWLPEGELVQESYVNLIPTAQHGTHVNGLRTGLTMALREFCEFQNLLPRGVKLAPEDVWDRVTFVLSLKMQEPQFSGQTKERLSSRQAAGFIEGAAHDAFSLWLNTHTELATRIAQLAIERASARLKTEKQIVRKKVTQGPALPGKLADCISQDLARTELFLVEGDSAGGSARQARDKDFQAILPLRGKILNTWEVASGQVLASDEVHNLAIAIGCDPGKDDISGLRYGKVVILADADSDGLHIATLLAALFVRHFPALVKAGHVFVAMPPLFRVDVGKQMFYALDEEEKRILLERVETEKMKGAVSVTRFKGLGEMNPTQLRESTIHPDTRRLVQLTVDDDEKTRSLMDMLLAKKRAADRKSWLEQKGDLATLEV, translated from the coding sequence ATGAATACTCGTTACAACGCCTCAGATATCGAAGTCCTTTCCGGCCTGGACCCGGTCAAACGCCGCCCCGGGATGTATACCGACACGACGCGTCCCAACCATCTGGCGCAGGAAGTCATCGACAACGCGGTGGACGAAGCCTTGGCCGGTCATGCCTCGCGCATCGACGTCGTCCTGCATGCCGACGGCAGTTGCGAAGTCTCGGATGACGGCCGCGGCATGCCCGTCGACATCCATCCCGAAGAAGGCATTCCCGGGGTGGAACTCATCCTCACCCGTTTGCACGCAGGCGGAAAGTTCAGCAATCGCAACTACACCTTCAGCGGCGGCCTGCATGGCGTCGGCGTCTCGGTGGTCAATGCCTTGTCGACGCGCGTGGATGTGTTTATCAAGCGCGACGGCAACGAATACAAGATGTCCTTTGCCGATGGCGACCGGACGTCGCCACTCGAAGTGATTGGCGCAGTCGGCAAGAAAAATACCGGCACCCGCGTGCACTTCTGGCCGGATGCGAAGTATTTCGACACGCCGAAGTTTTACGTGCGCGCGCTGAAACACTTGCTGCGCGCCAAAGCCGTACTCTGTCCGGGCCTGACCGTCACGCTGTTCGACGAGGCCAGTGGCGAGAAAGACCGTTGGTATTACGAAGACGGTTTGCGCGATTACTTGAACGGCGAACTCGGTGACAACGAACGCTTGCCGCCGGAAATGTTCGTCGGTCAGCTGAAGAAAGACACCGAGGTGGTCGACTGGGCCGTGGCTTGGCTGCCCGAAGGCGAATTGGTGCAGGAAAGCTATGTCAACTTGATTCCGACTGCGCAGCACGGCACGCATGTCAACGGATTGCGCACCGGCCTCACCATGGCCTTGCGCGAGTTCTGCGAATTTCAGAATCTGCTGCCGCGCGGCGTGAAATTGGCACCGGAAGACGTCTGGGACCGGGTCACGTTCGTGCTGTCGTTGAAGATGCAGGAGCCGCAATTCTCCGGGCAAACCAAAGAACGTTTGAGCTCCCGCCAAGCCGCCGGATTCATCGAAGGCGCTGCGCATGATGCGTTCTCGCTGTGGCTCAACACCCATACCGAACTGGCCACGCGCATTGCACAACTGGCCATCGAGCGTGCCTCGGCGCGTTTGAAAACCGAAAAGCAAATCGTTCGCAAGAAAGTCACCCAAGGTCCTGCCCTGCCCGGCAAACTTGCCGACTGCATTTCGCAGGACTTGGCGCGTACCGAGTTGTTCCTGGTGGAAGGTGATTCAGCAGGCGGTAGCGCACGTCAAGCACGCGACAAAGACTTCCAGGCCATCCTGCCGTTGCGCGGCAAGATCTTGAATACTTGGGAAGTCGCTTCGGGCCAAGTGCTGGCCTCAGATGAAGTGCACAACCTCGCTATCGCCATCGGCTGCGATCCCGGCAAAGACGATATTTCCGGCCTGCGCTATGGGAAGGTGGTGATCCTCGCCGATGCCGACTCCGACGGCCTGCACATCGCAACGCTGCTCGCGGCGTTGTTCGTCCGCCACTTCCCCGCTTTGGTCAAAGCCGGGCATGTATTTGTGGCGATGCCGCCGCTGTTCCGCGTGGATGTCGGCAAGCAAATGTTTTATGCGCTGGACGAAGAAGAGAAACGCATCCTGTTGGAACGCGTCGAGACTGAAAAAATGAAAGGCGCCGTCAGCGTCACACGCTTCAAAGGTTTGGGCGAAATGAATCCGACGCAATTGCGCGAATCTACGATCCATCCTGACACCCGTCGATTGGTGCAATTGACAGTGGACGATGACGAGAAAACACGCAGCCTGATGGACATGTTGTTGGCGAAAAAGCGCGCCGCCGACCGCAAGTCCTGGCTTGAGCAGAAAGGCGATTTGGCCACTTTGGAGGTTTGA
- a CDS encoding methyltransferase domain-containing protein, which yields MQASGDRHLDLGCGKFPRNPYDRSALCGVDIRPLTIEGVDYRPANLTLEPIPFDDGHFASVSAFDFIEHVPRMLPSADGRSTRAPFIELMNEVWRVLEPGGRFYAITPAWPNIQAFSDPTHVNIITEDTLAYFVGDNPLGRMYGFQGTFKKLRQDWVNPEQSRHADADNDANALKVKRYDTPAKRLAQSWRHWSRRMRGKPEESFVDQHWLRWELEAVKP from the coding sequence GTGCAGGCATCCGGCGACCGCCATCTCGATCTTGGCTGCGGTAAGTTCCCGCGAAATCCCTATGATCGCAGCGCGTTGTGCGGCGTCGACATCCGGCCCTTGACCATTGAGGGCGTGGACTATCGTCCCGCCAATCTGACCTTGGAACCGATACCGTTTGACGATGGGCATTTCGCCTCGGTGTCGGCATTCGACTTCATTGAACATGTGCCGCGCATGCTTCCGAGCGCAGACGGCCGTTCAACACGCGCGCCCTTCATTGAGTTGATGAACGAGGTGTGGCGCGTGCTCGAGCCGGGCGGACGTTTTTATGCGATCACGCCGGCCTGGCCAAACATTCAGGCGTTTTCAGATCCGACCCATGTCAACATCATCACCGAAGACACCCTCGCCTATTTCGTCGGCGACAATCCGCTAGGCCGCATGTACGGCTTCCAAGGCACCTTCAAAAAATTGCGGCAGGATTGGGTCAATCCGGAACAATCCCGACATGCCGATGCCGACAACGATGCCAACGCTTTAAAGGTGAAGCGTTACGACACACCCGCGAAGCGTTTGGCGCAAAGCTGGCGTCATTGGTCGCGACGCATGCGCGGCAAACCCGAAGAATCTTTCGTCGACCAGCATTGGCTGCGCTGGGAACTCGAAGCCGTCAAACCTTGA
- a CDS encoding peroxiredoxin, with translation MNTLLQRTLAVAIVAVGLAAVPANAELKAGASAPTFKAQAYLGGKAFTFNLADALKRGPVVVYFFPAAYTSGCNVEAHMFSEAIDQFKTYKATVIGVTAGNLDQLAKFSADTKLCSGKFPVAADPGAKIAKTYDALLALKPGWSSRTSYVISPSGKIVHVHSEMSPNGHVKSTLDALKAM, from the coding sequence ATGAACACCCTACTTCAGCGCACTTTGGCCGTTGCAATCGTCGCCGTCGGTCTCGCTGCCGTTCCGGCAAACGCCGAATTGAAGGCCGGTGCCAGCGCACCGACTTTTAAAGCGCAAGCCTATTTGGGTGGCAAGGCGTTTACGTTCAATCTTGCCGACGCCCTTAAGCGCGGCCCGGTGGTTGTCTACTTTTTTCCTGCAGCCTACACCTCGGGCTGCAATGTGGAAGCGCACATGTTTTCCGAGGCGATTGATCAGTTCAAAACCTATAAGGCCACGGTCATCGGCGTGACGGCCGGCAATCTGGATCAGTTGGCCAAGTTTTCCGCCGACACGAAACTCTGCAGCGGCAAGTTTCCGGTGGCGGCCGATCCCGGCGCGAAAATCGCCAAGACCTACGACGCGTTGTTGGCCTTGAAGCCGGGCTGGTCCAGCCGAACCTCGTATGTCATTTCACCGAGCGGAAAAATTGTGCACGTGCATTCGGAAATGAGCCCGAACGGCCACGTCAAATCCACGCTGGATGCGCTCAAAGCCATGTGA
- a CDS encoding alpha/beta hydrolase family protein — MLKRTLVAAGVLACSSAFAQAPSAMDLSRHAEINQVALSPDGKYVAMTVPTADEKETQLQIVSLDGSGKTQTLRFGRLEHVSDIVWTADDRITVARARTRPLRPLPVSLGQLFSTNLDGSDQETLFGYFRDSGSTTGRRKDQGFASVAQVIDKEPGMALVQFTCWDCGETPDTVVYKVDTRTGHRDEVERVKGTASIFFDQDGKSRARVLYNIDSEPIKIEWRKTVDGPWTEMPRALAGREIERAFFSKDGKTMYAVLTNGGEATSFYKIDMANETREELPSRAGFDVSGILRAGRGGEPFGSMTDAGKPTIKYFDPTSEYAKLHAGMLKAFPGQLVEILSFTRDNKKVLIYTHSDRNPGAWYVVNRDDNSLQLVAEAMPWIKPQQLAPMMPVEFKSRHGETLQAFVTRQGGGAQPMIVLPHGGPHGPYDRWGFDPDAQFFATRGYTVIQVNYRGSGGQGKKFEESGYREWGGKMQDDLADAVKFAVDNKWADAKRVCTFGASYGGYAALMQPIRFPELYRCAIGYVGVYDLTVMNKAGDIPDTESGRRYLKRVLGDEKAVWIANSPARNVDKIKVPVFLAQGAVDNRVPMDQFNAMKNAMSANGVKVETMVAAGEGHGFFDPKNREALYLKVEDFLKRNDAP, encoded by the coding sequence ATGTTGAAACGTACTCTCGTGGCTGCGGGCGTGCTTGCCTGTAGCTCGGCATTTGCACAAGCGCCGTCGGCGATGGATCTCTCCCGCCACGCCGAAATCAATCAAGTCGCGCTCTCACCGGATGGCAAGTACGTTGCCATGACCGTACCGACCGCCGACGAAAAAGAAACCCAATTGCAAATCGTTTCGCTAGACGGCAGCGGCAAGACGCAAACCTTGCGTTTCGGTCGACTGGAACACGTGAGCGACATTGTGTGGACGGCAGACGACCGCATCACCGTGGCGCGCGCACGCACGCGTCCGCTGCGCCCGTTGCCGGTCAGCCTCGGCCAATTGTTTTCAACCAATCTCGATGGCAGCGATCAGGAAACCCTGTTCGGCTACTTCCGTGACAGCGGCTCAACCACCGGTCGCCGCAAGGACCAAGGTTTCGCCTCGGTTGCGCAAGTGATCGACAAAGAACCGGGCATGGCCTTGGTGCAATTCACCTGTTGGGATTGCGGCGAAACGCCGGATACCGTGGTGTACAAAGTCGATACGCGCACCGGTCATCGTGATGAAGTCGAACGCGTGAAAGGCACTGCGTCCATCTTCTTCGACCAAGACGGCAAGTCGCGTGCGCGCGTGCTGTACAACATCGACAGCGAACCGATCAAGATCGAATGGCGTAAGACCGTTGACGGTCCGTGGACGGAAATGCCGCGCGCCCTCGCCGGCCGTGAAATCGAACGCGCGTTTTTCTCGAAGGACGGCAAAACCATGTATGCCGTTTTGACCAACGGCGGTGAAGCCACCTCGTTCTACAAGATCGACATGGCGAACGAAACACGCGAAGAATTGCCGAGCCGTGCAGGGTTTGACGTGTCGGGCATCTTGCGTGCCGGTCGTGGCGGTGAACCGTTCGGCTCGATGACCGACGCTGGCAAGCCGACGATCAAATACTTCGACCCCACCTCGGAATACGCCAAGTTGCACGCCGGGATGCTGAAAGCCTTCCCGGGCCAGCTGGTGGAAATTTTGAGCTTCACGCGTGACAACAAGAAAGTGTTGATCTACACCCATTCCGATCGCAATCCGGGCGCCTGGTATGTGGTCAACCGCGACGACAACAGCCTGCAACTCGTGGCCGAAGCAATGCCGTGGATCAAACCGCAGCAACTGGCGCCGATGATGCCGGTGGAATTCAAGTCGCGTCACGGTGAGACGCTGCAAGCGTTCGTGACCCGCCAAGGCGGTGGCGCACAACCGATGATCGTGTTGCCGCACGGTGGCCCGCATGGCCCGTACGACCGTTGGGGTTTTGATCCGGACGCACAATTCTTTGCGACGCGCGGTTACACCGTCATCCAAGTCAACTATCGCGGCTCGGGTGGTCAAGGCAAGAAGTTCGAAGAATCGGGCTATCGCGAATGGGGCGGCAAGATGCAGGACGATCTTGCGGATGCCGTGAAGTTTGCCGTGGACAATAAATGGGCGGATGCCAAGCGCGTCTGCACATTCGGCGCCAGCTACGGCGGCTATGCGGCGTTGATGCAGCCGATCCGCTTCCCGGAGTTGTACCGCTGCGCCATCGGCTATGTCGGCGTGTATGACCTGACCGTGATGAACAAAGCCGGCGATATCCCGGATACCGAATCGGGTCGCCGTTATTTGAAGCGCGTGCTCGGCGACGAGAAAGCGGTCTGGATCGCCAACTCGCCCGCCCGCAACGTCGACAAGATCAAAGTGCCGGTTTTCCTTGCACAAGGTGCCGTCGACAACCGCGTGCCGATGGATCAATTCAACGCGATGAAGAACGCCATGAGCGCGAACGGCGTCAAGGTTGAAACCATGGTGGCAGCCGGTGAAGGTCACGGCTTCTTCGATCCCAAGAATCGCGAAGCGCTTTACTTGAAAGTTGAGGATTTCCTCAAACGCAACGACGCCCCTTAA